A window of Lentibacillus sp. Marseille-P4043 contains these coding sequences:
- a CDS encoding PH domain-containing protein has protein sequence MQNGKRMHPMAMIAAYIKTVKEVFFLFILLFIVNIASHAWWVELGRVLFIAYLVYRLFAVVLEWMRTRYVLSEEAVELDQGVFTRKHRSIPYQRVQNVQSKTPFYLQPFGLTSLTLETGAEGDESSLTFGALKVEEAKRIEETLNAYRNRTTHKETEAVSEEYVVDEQMEVEQDVPIHHKKTIHFTPTRKDILKASVLSFSYVLLIPVLLSIFQNIDEVYDVSTMAEDAYDFLVRSWYLILAVIVVFILIAVSFGLIRTYLKYGKYEISSDDERIYIRSGVLNEQYFSIRKQNVQAVKIEQSLLKRMLKLAEVKLVSAGSLDFAGEEINSLYPFLPADRAYTLIEELLPGFEVKTDMERLPRRSLVARFIRIPWIWLIGTGLLIFFKPELWFLSFVLLALTVFYRIMDYNVTRFLTHGKFIQFRSGGFSATTFITTRNKVIEFELKQSRLKKRFGLATIETTNRAKPVHVQTLADITSDMAQEAFVWYSRRE, from the coding sequence ATGCAGAACGGAAAACGCATGCACCCGATGGCAATGATCGCCGCTTATATCAAAACGGTAAAAGAGGTTTTCTTCCTATTTATTTTACTATTTATCGTGAATATCGCTTCTCACGCCTGGTGGGTGGAACTTGGTCGTGTCCTGTTCATCGCTTATCTCGTTTATCGCTTGTTTGCGGTCGTACTGGAATGGATGCGGACCCGCTATGTACTAAGTGAAGAGGCGGTTGAACTTGATCAGGGGGTTTTCACAAGGAAGCATCGCAGCATCCCATATCAACGTGTGCAAAATGTGCAGTCGAAAACACCTTTTTATTTGCAACCATTTGGATTGACATCACTCACACTGGAAACAGGAGCTGAAGGTGATGAATCCTCCCTCACGTTTGGTGCTTTGAAAGTAGAAGAAGCAAAACGCATTGAGGAAACGTTGAATGCATATCGGAATAGGACAACACATAAGGAAACGGAAGCGGTATCGGAGGAATACGTGGTTGATGAACAAATGGAAGTCGAACAAGATGTACCCATTCATCATAAAAAAACAATCCACTTTACGCCAACGAGGAAGGACATTCTAAAAGCTTCCGTGCTATCGTTTAGCTATGTACTGTTGATCCCGGTGCTATTGTCCATTTTTCAAAACATCGATGAAGTGTATGATGTTTCCACGATGGCGGAAGATGCATATGATTTTCTGGTTCGTTCTTGGTATCTCATTTTAGCGGTTATTGTGGTATTCATCCTGATCGCTGTTTCGTTTGGTTTGATTCGAACCTATTTAAAATACGGAAAATACGAGATTTCCTCTGATGATGAGCGAATTTATATTCGAAGTGGTGTGCTGAATGAACAGTATTTTTCCATTCGTAAACAAAATGTACAAGCCGTTAAAATTGAGCAATCACTATTAAAACGGATGCTAAAGCTGGCTGAAGTGAAGCTAGTTAGTGCGGGCAGCCTGGATTTTGCTGGGGAAGAAATCAACTCCCTGTACCCATTTTTACCGGCAGATCGTGCTTATACGTTAATTGAGGAATTACTGCCAGGGTTCGAAGTAAAAACGGACATGGAACGCTTACCGAGAAGATCACTCGTTGCGCGCTTCATCCGCATTCCATGGATTTGGCTGATCGGGACAGGATTATTAATCTTTTTCAAGCCAGAGTTGTGGTTCTTGTCCTTCGTGTTATTGGCACTAACGGTTTTCTATCGAATCATGGACTATAACGTGACACGATTTTTGACACACGGGAAATTCATCCAGTTCCGGTCGGGTGGTTTTTCCGCTACGACATTCATCACCACACGGAACAAAGTGATCGAATTTGAATTAAAACAATCGCGATTGAAAAAACGATTCGGCCTAGCAACAATTGAAACAACCAACCGCGCCAAACCCGTCCACGTCCAAACACTAGCAGACATCACATCCGACATGGCCCAAGAAGCCTTCGTGTGGTATAGCAGGAGAGAATAG
- a CDS encoding PH domain-containing protein yields MYENIKEPDRRIARDAISVWRLANLLGHLLVLIVIAVLLVLDYKLDWYNWVSYVLWICLGVDWISAIWSVGIEPVLIQKYWRYGIDEEFVKLRHGRWIAHHQLIPMTKVQYVGLKQGPLFRRFDLYTLSIGTMGSKHDIPAIPKEEALALRDEIATLAKVKEVED; encoded by the coding sequence ATGTATGAGAATATTAAGGAACCGGATAGGCGGATTGCGAGGGATGCGATTAGTGTTTGGCGGTTGGCTAATTTGCTTGGGCATTTGCTTGTCCTTATTGTTATAGCTGTTTTACTTGTGCTTGATTATAAACTGGATTGGTATAATTGGGTTTCTTATGTTTTATGGATTTGCTTAGGTGTGGACTGGATTTCGGCTATTTGGTCGGTTGGGATCGAGCCAGTTCTTATTCAGAAATATTGGCGCTATGGCATTGATGAGGAGTTTGTCAAATTACGGCATGGCAGGTGGATTGCCCATCATCAGCTTATTCCAATGACAAAGGTGCAATATGTCGGACTGAAGCAAGGACCGCTTTTTCGCAGATTTGACCTGTACACGCTATCCATTGGTACGATGGGCTCGAAACACGATATCCCAGCAATCCCCAAGGAAGAGGCCTTGGCACTGCGAGATGAAATCGCCACTCTTGCTAAAGTGAAGGAAGTGGAAGACTGA
- a CDS encoding short-chain fatty acid transporter, translated as MFKSLTNFFDRMVQRFLPDAFLFAIILTFVVFVLGITFTDSSAVQMVEHWGTGFWDLLAFAMQMSLIVVTGYILANTPFVKKILSKISTLANTPGQAILLVTFVAAIACLINYGFGLVVGALLAVHVVKRVPTVDYRLLVASAYSGFLLWHGGFSGSIPLTIATPGHFLEDTMGTIPVTETLFSSANIFIVVVLLITLPLLNWYLMKTRDPLDGNSASVIAETAEPELHEEVQAKADMTPADKLENSRIISLIIGILGLAFIVYHFVENGFDLNINIVNFIMLFLGILLHKTPRRYLNVVNGAVKNVGGIIIQFPFYAGIMGMMVASGLSQQMSMWFVDISTEFTLPLFSFISAGIVNFFVPSGGGQWAVQGPIMIPAALEIGADTAKTAMAVAWGDAWTNMIQPFWALPLLAIAGLKVRDIMGFCVMILLWSFIPIAIGLLFF; from the coding sequence ATGTTCAAATCATTAACAAACTTTTTTGACCGAATGGTTCAGCGCTTCTTACCGGATGCGTTTCTATTTGCAATCATTTTAACGTTCGTCGTTTTTGTATTGGGGATTACCTTTACGGATAGCTCGGCCGTTCAAATGGTCGAACATTGGGGAACCGGTTTTTGGGATTTATTAGCGTTTGCGATGCAGATGTCACTCATCGTTGTGACTGGTTACATACTTGCAAATACACCATTTGTGAAAAAAATATTATCGAAAATCAGTACATTGGCAAACACTCCAGGACAGGCCATTTTACTTGTCACGTTTGTTGCTGCAATCGCTTGTCTGATCAACTATGGATTTGGACTTGTTGTCGGCGCGCTGCTTGCGGTCCATGTGGTAAAACGCGTGCCAACTGTTGATTACAGGTTGTTGGTGGCCAGTGCATACAGTGGTTTTTTACTGTGGCATGGAGGGTTTTCTGGGTCCATTCCTTTAACCATTGCGACTCCTGGGCATTTTTTAGAAGATACAATGGGGACGATTCCTGTTACAGAAACACTTTTTAGCAGCGCGAATATTTTCATTGTCGTTGTTTTACTGATTACACTTCCATTATTAAACTGGTATTTAATGAAGACAAGGGATCCGCTAGATGGAAATTCGGCCTCTGTCATAGCAGAAACTGCTGAACCTGAGCTTCATGAGGAAGTACAAGCAAAAGCAGACATGACACCGGCTGACAAGTTAGAAAACAGCCGGATCATATCATTAATCATTGGTATATTAGGTCTTGCATTTATTGTTTATCATTTTGTCGAAAACGGATTTGATTTAAATATTAATATCGTTAATTTCATCATGCTTTTCCTTGGTATACTTTTGCACAAAACGCCACGCCGTTATTTAAACGTAGTGAATGGAGCTGTTAAAAATGTTGGTGGCATCATCATTCAATTTCCATTTTATGCTGGGATTATGGGAATGATGGTTGCATCTGGCTTGTCACAGCAAATGTCCATGTGGTTCGTCGATATTTCAACTGAATTTACGCTGCCACTGTTCTCATTTATTAGTGCTGGTATCGTTAACTTCTTTGTACCTTCTGGCGGCGGACAATGGGCAGTTCAAGGTCCAATCATGATCCCGGCAGCATTGGAAATTGGTGCAGACACCGCCAAAACAGCCATGGCCGTAGCATGGGGGGATGCATGGACAAATATGATTCAACCTTTCTGGGCACTCCCACTGTTGGCGATCGCAGGCTTAAAAGTACGAGACATCATGGGATTCTGTGTGATGATTCTGCTATGGAGCTTTATTCCAATCGCTATTGGGCTGTTGTTTTTTTAA
- a CDS encoding SEC-C metal-binding domain-containing protein, with translation MEPYIVSDDKFLRYFALDAIETSHFGSEHTFFLALEALNKLPANARTNPIIPHTRNCPVTESVLIEVIKRMRKRDANLAWYGSILENCPTELLEKYKDQLEEFFNSEALHYTIRLLSLDTESLFEEAAGVMHAIDEEGFNSNVFNFGKRVFRELIKRGEYNEGSFWEIENVIRNEALNEYVSMDGIYNVFLAGEQHVTSLIPSLAGFLPRVEEDMLLDEVTAALIKIGTEDVLHEVEKYLQHEDTAIAAAEIIGAIKHPDAERILLHHFDKTTDLTTKTLIAEALCLQLSVASIPKIESLIEEGYDDTMLDLVEVLYANCMINGVDHPKLEEWKQDLLETDAYWENYKKETIKKEAKEKGIGRNDPCLCGSGKKFKKCCGE, from the coding sequence GTGGAACCGTATATAGTAAGTGATGATAAATTTTTAAGGTATTTTGCTTTGGATGCGATCGAGACCAGTCATTTTGGGTCAGAGCACACCTTTTTTCTTGCATTAGAGGCGCTGAACAAGCTGCCTGCGAATGCTAGAACGAACCCGATCATACCGCATACGAGGAATTGCCCTGTTACGGAAAGTGTTTTAATAGAGGTAATTAAGCGCATGCGAAAGAGGGATGCGAATTTAGCTTGGTATGGGTCTATTTTGGAAAATTGCCCAACGGAACTTCTTGAAAAATATAAGGATCAACTGGAGGAATTTTTTAATAGCGAGGCACTGCATTATACTATCCGGTTGCTTTCGCTTGATACTGAATCCTTATTTGAAGAGGCTGCGGGAGTGATGCATGCCATCGATGAGGAAGGGTTTAACAGTAATGTTTTCAACTTCGGGAAACGTGTTTTTCGGGAATTGATAAAACGTGGTGAGTACAATGAGGGAAGCTTCTGGGAAATCGAAAATGTGATTAGGAATGAAGCTTTGAATGAGTATGTCTCCATGGATGGGATTTATAATGTTTTTCTTGCAGGTGAACAACATGTAACTTCCCTCATTCCAAGTCTTGCTGGTTTTTTACCAAGGGTGGAAGAAGACATGTTATTGGACGAAGTAACAGCCGCTTTGATCAAAATCGGCACGGAAGATGTGTTGCATGAGGTGGAGAAATATCTTCAACATGAGGATACGGCAATTGCGGCAGCGGAAATCATCGGCGCTATTAAGCACCCGGATGCTGAGCGAATTCTACTGCATCATTTTGATAAAACGACAGATCTGACAACAAAGACACTTATTGCTGAAGCTTTATGCCTGCAGCTATCTGTTGCCTCCATTCCAAAAATCGAAAGCCTGATCGAGGAAGGCTATGATGATACAATGCTTGATCTTGTGGAAGTGTTGTATGCGAATTGTATGATCAATGGTGTCGATCATCCGAAACTTGAAGAGTGGAAGCAGGACCTCCTTGAAACGGATGCTTATTGGGAGAACTATAAGAAGGAAACGATTAAAAAGGAAGCAAAAGAGAAAGGGATCGGACGGAATGATCCTTGTCTTTGTGGGAGTGGTAAGAAATTTAAGAAGTGTTGTGGGGAGTGA
- a CDS encoding carbon storage regulator: MALTLGRKPGEKLYITDEHGREIEIEVVKADANLSNYLQLRINAPQSFNIVRGEVYKGNNSTS; encoded by the coding sequence ATGGCGTTAACGTTAGGTAGAAAACCCGGTGAAAAGCTATACATCACCGATGAGCATGGAAGAGAAATTGAGATTGAAGTAGTGAAGGCAGATGCAAATTTAAGTAACTATCTGCAACTACGAATCAACGCACCACAATCATTTAATATTGTGCGTGGTGAAGTGTACAAGGGTAATAACTCTACTAGCTAG
- a CDS encoding flagellin N-terminal helical domain-containing protein, with protein MRINHNIAALNTYRQLGNANNAQMSSMEKLSSGLRINKAGDDAAGLAISEKMRGQIRGLDMASKNAQDGISLIQTAEGALNETHSILQRMRELAVQGGNDTNVTADRDAIQDELNQLMSEIDRIADTTAFNTQNLLGGSFSGTLQIGANADQTINVQISAMDTAGLSISGTTISVGSNSSASSSISSLDAAIEAVSKQRSQLGALQNRLDHTINNLGTSSENLTAAESRIRDVDMAKEMMNQTKSSILSQAAQAMLAQANQQPQGVLQLLR; from the coding sequence ATGAGAATTAATCACAATATTGCGGCGCTTAACACGTATCGTCAGTTGGGTAATGCAAACAATGCACAAATGAGTTCAATGGAGAAATTATCATCAGGCCTACGTATTAACAAGGCTGGGGATGATGCAGCAGGTCTTGCAATCTCTGAAAAAATGCGTGGACAAATTCGTGGCTTAGATATGGCTTCTAAAAATGCTCAAGATGGTATCTCTTTGATCCAGACTGCTGAAGGTGCTTTAAATGAAACACACTCTATTCTACAACGTATGAGAGAGCTAGCTGTTCAAGGTGGTAACGATACCAATGTAACAGCAGACCGTGACGCGATTCAAGATGAATTGAATCAGTTAATGTCTGAAATTGATAGAATTGCTGATACTACAGCATTTAACACTCAAAATTTATTAGGTGGAAGCTTCTCTGGAACATTACAAATTGGGGCTAACGCTGACCAAACTATTAATGTTCAAATTTCGGCTATGGATACAGCAGGATTGAGTATTAGTGGAACAACAATTTCAGTTGGATCTAATAGCTCGGCAAGTTCGTCTATTTCATCTTTAGATGCCGCTATCGAAGCTGTTTCTAAGCAACGTTCTCAACTTGGTGCTCTACAAAATCGTTTAGATCATACAATTAACAATTTGGGTACTTCATCTGAGAACTTAACAGCAGCTGAATCACGTATACGAGACGTTGATATGGCTAAAGAAATGATGAACCAAACTAAGAGTTCAATTCTTTCACAAGCAGCCCAAGCAATGCTTGCTCAAGCTAATCAACAACCACAAGGCGTGTTACAATTACTTCGATAA